One Vibrio penaeicida DNA segment encodes these proteins:
- the alr gene encoding alanine racemase, with product MKTKLTLLALSFAAATTISTPALSAPLLSGIESEYSNEYKTSNAWLEVNLSQFNDNINQFRTFVNKGTSICAVMKADAYGNGIQGLMPTILAQDIPCVAIASNEEARIVRESGFDGQLIRVRAASRKEIANAIQYDVEELVGSLSKARQIERIAERFDTEINVHLALNSGGMGRNGLDMSTQRGQRDALKMADFDNVEIVGIMTHFPNYEVDYIKEKAAEFEQSALWIIENSDLDREDVTLHAANSFTSLNVPEAQFDMVRPGGVLYGDLPGHAEYPSIVSYKTKVASLHRLPAGSTVGYDSSFVTERETILANLPLGYSDGYNRSLGNKAEVIINGQRVPVVGKISMNTTMVDVTDVHGIRQNSEAVLFGTQGDNSITIGEIETHTDMIFPEIYTIWGNSNPRRYVW from the coding sequence ATGAAAACTAAATTAACTCTTTTAGCGCTGTCTTTTGCTGCCGCGACCACTATTTCAACGCCTGCACTAAGTGCGCCACTGCTTTCGGGTATTGAAAGCGAATACAGCAATGAATACAAAACCAGCAATGCATGGCTTGAAGTAAACCTGTCTCAGTTCAACGATAACATTAATCAATTCCGAACTTTTGTTAATAAAGGTACGAGTATTTGTGCAGTTATGAAGGCGGACGCTTATGGAAATGGCATTCAAGGACTTATGCCGACTATCCTTGCCCAAGACATTCCATGCGTTGCTATTGCAAGTAATGAAGAAGCACGTATCGTGCGTGAATCTGGCTTTGATGGACAGTTAATTCGTGTGCGTGCGGCGAGCCGCAAAGAAATTGCTAACGCGATTCAATACGATGTTGAAGAGCTAGTGGGTTCGTTATCTAAAGCTCGCCAGATCGAGCGAATTGCAGAACGCTTTGATACTGAAATTAATGTTCACCTTGCGCTGAATTCTGGCGGAATGGGTCGTAACGGCTTAGATATGTCGACACAACGTGGACAACGAGACGCGTTGAAAATGGCGGACTTCGACAATGTTGAGATCGTGGGAATCATGACTCACTTCCCTAACTATGAAGTCGACTACATTAAAGAGAAAGCCGCAGAATTTGAGCAAAGTGCACTTTGGATCATTGAGAACTCAGACCTTGATCGCGAAGATGTGACTCTTCACGCTGCCAACTCATTTACATCACTCAACGTACCAGAAGCTCAGTTTGATATGGTGCGCCCAGGCGGTGTTTTGTATGGCGATCTTCCTGGACATGCTGAGTACCCTTCTATCGTTTCTTACAAAACAAAAGTGGCATCTTTGCATAGACTTCCTGCGGGCAGCACAGTTGGGTATGACAGTTCATTCGTCACAGAACGTGAGACCATTCTAGCCAACCTACCACTTGGTTATTCAGATGGTTATAACCGCAGCCTTGGTAACAAAGCAGAAGTTATCATAAACGGTCAACGTGTTCCTGTTGTAGGCAAGATTTCGATGAATACAACAATGGTTGATGTAACCGATGTTCACGGCATTCGCCAGAATTCAGAAGCGGTACTGTTTGGTACGCAAGGTGACAACAGCATAACCATTGGTGAGATAGAAACGCACACCGACATGATATTTCCTGAAATCTACACAATTTGGGGTAACTCGAACCCTCGTCGCTACGTTTGGTAA
- a CDS encoding methyl-accepting chemotaxis protein: MFLKNLAISKKLALSFSLIAVINIIFAVFFLNGLKHIQNELLNYADDTLPAVMTVESLQQDFLELRLSQYKLLKVHNNHAELLSDIQSNELLKKELSKNLAAYGKTVWPGEEQNTFDQLMSDWNQYILQSNQFHELLVDDNNLQAQKLVLNNQATAESMSRSFTTLKRILNDAMLSNRATILSEIDGLEMKNLTSNALALIVMLIVTVVLTKVICGPLTAVATLANDIADGDLSQKLDHNAIGKDELGQLATSVESMQNNLKSLIEQVASAVSQVNHSAGEVNMISSQSAEGMQHQQKETSQVSSAMTEMESVIHDISKNTETSAQETQDAMNLTKNGNDQVKLMIDAMMEVADSIRLSSETVAELEKRSQQIHIFVDVIQDIAEQTNLLALNAAIEAARAGESGRGFAVVASEVRSLAGRTQDSTGEISTIIEEFKASTQKVKNVSDGSQESTSRCLGLGDQVQDIMGDIQNAVTQISDMGVQIASACSQQSAVVGDLSVRVENMQSSSEQVAQGSLQTAQSCSELEQLSQSLQQSMAKFRLV; the protein is encoded by the coding sequence TCCTGAACGGTTTAAAACACATTCAAAACGAGCTGCTCAACTACGCTGACGACACACTACCAGCGGTCATGACCGTTGAGTCACTCCAACAAGATTTCTTAGAGTTACGCCTTTCTCAGTACAAATTGCTAAAGGTTCATAATAACCACGCTGAACTTCTGAGCGACATTCAAAGCAATGAGCTACTAAAAAAAGAGCTATCAAAAAACCTAGCAGCTTACGGCAAAACAGTCTGGCCAGGTGAAGAGCAGAACACGTTTGACCAACTAATGAGTGATTGGAATCAATACATCCTGCAAAGCAACCAATTCCACGAGTTACTGGTTGATGATAACAATCTGCAAGCTCAAAAATTGGTTCTCAATAACCAAGCGACAGCAGAGTCAATGTCCCGCTCTTTCACTACATTGAAACGTATTCTGAACGATGCAATGTTGAGTAACAGAGCTACGATTCTTTCTGAGATCGATGGCTTGGAGATGAAGAACCTAACAAGCAACGCTCTGGCACTTATTGTCATGCTTATCGTTACCGTTGTTCTTACTAAGGTGATATGTGGTCCACTTACCGCTGTCGCGACCTTGGCTAACGACATCGCAGACGGTGATCTTTCGCAAAAACTGGATCACAACGCTATCGGAAAAGACGAACTAGGCCAGCTAGCGACTTCCGTCGAATCCATGCAAAACAACCTTAAATCTCTTATTGAACAAGTTGCCTCTGCGGTTTCTCAAGTTAACCACTCTGCTGGTGAAGTGAACATGATTTCAAGTCAATCAGCGGAAGGTATGCAACACCAACAAAAAGAAACCAGCCAAGTATCGTCTGCAATGACAGAGATGGAATCTGTCATTCATGATATTTCGAAAAACACAGAAACCTCCGCTCAAGAAACACAAGATGCGATGAACCTGACTAAAAATGGCAACGATCAAGTGAAACTGATGATCGATGCCATGATGGAAGTCGCGGACTCTATTCGTCTTTCAAGTGAAACAGTCGCTGAATTAGAAAAGCGCTCACAACAAATCCATATTTTTGTCGACGTGATTCAAGATATCGCAGAACAAACGAATCTTCTTGCACTTAATGCAGCAATCGAAGCAGCACGCGCTGGCGAGAGTGGCCGTGGCTTTGCTGTTGTTGCTTCAGAGGTACGCTCACTTGCTGGACGTACACAAGATTCAACTGGTGAAATCAGCACTATCATCGAAGAATTTAAAGCCAGCACTCAGAAAGTGAAAAACGTATCTGATGGTAGCCAAGAAAGCACGTCGAGGTGTTTAGGGCTGGGCGATCAAGTTCAAGATATTATGGGTGACATCCAAAATGCTGTGACTCAAATTTCTGATATGGGTGTTCAAATAGCCAGTGCTTGTAGCCAGCAATCCGCGGTAGTTGGTGACCTTTCGGTTCGTGTTGAAAACATGCAAAGCTCGTCCGAACAAGTCGCACAAGGCTCTCTTCAAACCGCACAGTCTTGCTCTGAGTTAGAGCAACTGTCTCAATCGCTGCAGCAGTCAATGGCAAAATTCCGACTGGTGTAA